The genomic region CCTGCACCTGCACGCCGAGCGCGACCGCCACCTGTGCGGCCGCCTGAGACGCTGCGTGCGCGTGTTCCAGCGGCACGCTCAGCACGCGCACCCGGTCGAGGGCCGCCTGTTCGCGCAGCAGTGCGGCCGCCAGGGTGCTCTTGCCGATCCCGCCCGGCCCGGTGATCTCGACGCTGCGGACCTCGGGGCGGGCCAGGGCGAGCAGCAGTTCGCTCAGTTCCCGGTCGCGGCCGAGCAGTTCCTGTTCGACGTGCGCGGTGGGCGTGCCGGGCGTCACGACGTTCAGGTCGTGCCGCACCTGCGCTTCGAGCGGGCTGCCGGGCAGCGCGAGCCGCGCGAACCGCTCCAGTTCCTCCCGTTCCGGCGGGACGGCGTCCGGCAGGGCATACGCCCAGATGGCCCAGCGCTCGGCGTCGCCGGGACTGCCGGACAGTTCGGCGCGGCGCAGGCCTTCCAGCCGGGCCGCGCCCGCGAGGCGTTCACGTGTTTCCAGGATCCACTCGTCCAGTTCGGGCGACACGTCGCTCAGCTCCACGCCCGCCAGGAACGCGCCCGGATAGAAGGGGTCACCGGAGGTGGAGATGCCGCCGTGCCGACCGAGCAGGGCGGCCGCGTCGGACGTGACGTGTGCGCTGAGCAGGTCCGCGCCCGTCACGGCGTCCGGCAGTTCGCGGCGCAGGTGCCCCAGCACCACGCGCAGGTTCACGCTCGGGTCCTGGCTGTTCGGCCAGAACAGTTCCCGCAGGCGTCTCCTGGGGCTGGGGCCTTCCAGGTGCAGGTACGTGAGGAGCGTCAGGGCTTTCGGCGGGTTCCACGTGACGCCCTGCACCATCAGTGTACCGAGCGTGACCAGATGGTGAATCGACACGCTCCAATCTACCCTGCTGCGCGTGAAACGGTCTGTCGTCCCGGCGACGCGGGCGGCGGTTCCGCACGCTGATCGGCTGGGCGTTCAGTGCGGCGCCTCATCCGGCACCGAGGTTCAGCGGGGACCGGGGGCGGGCGTCCTGGGGAGGATGCCGTGCAGCAGCAGGGCCACGAACGTGTCCGCGACGTCCTGAGGGCTGAGCGGGCCGTCCTGCCGGTACCAGTTCGGGAGCCAGTTCGCGCCGGACAGGGCGAGCACGGCCGTCAGGTTCACCTGCGTGCCCGCGCTGAACTCGCCGCTCTCGGTGCCCTGCCGGAGGATCTCACGGAATACCGCTTCGACGGCGTCCCGGCGCGTGCGGATCATGGTCTGCCGTTCGGGCGGCAGGTGCCGCCACTCGCTGAACAGCACGGTGGACATCTCGATGTTGCGGGCGATGACGTTCACGTACGCTTCCAGCGCGGCGCGCAGGCGGTCCTCGGCGGGCGCGGCGGGCGCGAGGGCGGGGGTGAGGGCCTCGTCGAACTCGTCCGCGATGCGGACGATGATTTCCCACAGCAGGTCTTCCTTGCCGCTGATGTGCGCGTACAGGCTGCCGGCCTTCATGCCGAGCGCGGCCGCGATGTCGCGCATGGACGTGGCACGGTACCCGGTCTCGGAGAAGAGGCGTGCGGCGGCGTGGTAGATGCGTTCGCGGGACTCGGTGGCGGGTGGGCGGGGCGGCATCAGGTCATCATCTTGCCAGATTGCTGCGGTGGGCGCTGCGCGCGCGCGGTTTGACCGGGAGGCGCGCACGCCCTACACTGAACCTAACTAACATTAGGTAGAAGTATCCTTTCAGGAGGCGAAGCATGACCGACCCGTCCCGGCCAACCCTGCAGAGCGGCGAAACGCCCGAACAGCACGCGCACTTCGAAGCCCGTATCGCGCGCGGCGAGAAGATCGAGGCGGGCGACTGGATGCCCGCCGAGTACCGCCGCCAGCTCATCCGCATGATCAGCCAGCACGCCCACAGCGAGGTCGTCGGCATGCTCCCCGAAGGCGAATGGATCACCCGCGCCCCCAGCCTGAAACGCAAGACCATCCTGATGGCCAAGGTGCAGGACGAGGCCGGGCACGGCCAATACCTGTACCACGCCGCCGAGACGCTCGGCGCCACCCGCGAGGACATGCTCGCCGCGCTCCTCGGTGGCCGGGCCAAGTACAGCAGCATCTTCAACTACCCCACCCGCACCTGGGCGGACGTCGGCATGATCGGCTGGCTCGTGGACGGCGCCGCCATCAAGAACCAGACCATGCTCGCCGGATGCAGCTACGGCCCGTACAGCCGCGCCATGGTCCGCATCTGCAGCGAGGAGACCTTCCACCACAAACAGGGGAAGGAAATGATCGTCACCTACGCGCAGGGCACCGCCCAGCAGCGGCATATGGCGCAGGACGCCGTGAACCGCTGGTGGTGGCCCGCCATGATGATGCTCGGCCCGCACGACAGCGACAGCCCCAACAGCGGCGCGCTCACGAGGTGGGGCATCAAACTCAAGAGCAACGACGAGGTCCGCCAGGAATTCATCAACGAACACGTCCCCGAGCTCCTCGAAGCGGGCCTCACCATCCCGGACCCGGACCTCCACCAGGACGCGCACGGCAACTGGCGTCACGGCCCGATCGACTGGACCGAATTCTGGGCCGTCATCCGCGGCGAAGAGGGCCTGAACAGGGAACGCCTCGCCGCCCGCCAGCACGCCCACGACGACGGCGCCTGGGTCCGCGACGCCCTGCAGGCCTACGCGGACCGCCAGCGCACCGTGGCCGCCGACTGACCTCCCCCACACGGAAGGAACCCATGACTGAACCTCAACCCCAACCCCGGGCCACCGGGACGCAGTGGCCCCGCTGGGAGGTGTTCAAGCAGGACGCGCCGGGCCGCCCGCATCAGGCGGTCGGCAGCGTCCACGCCGGTGACCCTCTGCACGCGCTGCTGACCGCCCGCAACGTGTTCGTGCGCCGCCCGGCCGCCGTGAGCCTCTGGTGCGTCCCGGAAGGCGATCTCCTGACCACCACGCCCGAGGAACTCGTCACGACCCCTGCCCTGCTGGACGCATCCGGCACGTCAGGCACGTACCACGTGGGCGTGAAACGCACGATCAGGCGCAGCATGACCTTCGTGGACCTCAGCGGCACCGTGAACGCGGGCGGCCCCGGTGACGCGCTCCGGCAGGCCCGCACCCTGCACCCCGACGCGCTCGCCTGGATGGTCTTCCCCGAGTCGGCCGTCGTTCGCACGGAGGAGGACGCCGGA from Deinococcus aquiradiocola harbors:
- a CDS encoding phenylacetic acid degradation protein; translated protein: MTEPQPQPRATGTQWPRWEVFKQDAPGRPHQAVGSVHAGDPLHALLTARNVFVRRPAAVSLWCVPEGDLLTTTPEELVTTPALLDASGTSGTYHVGVKRTIRRSMTFVDLSGTVNAGGPGDALRQARTLHPDALAWMVFPESAVVRTEEDAGTVDSWFAPARDKTYKQQQYYGVIGRHASELKRAGRMPGRAASEESA
- a CDS encoding TetR/AcrR family transcriptional regulator translates to MPPRPPATESRERIYHAAARLFSETGYRATSMRDIAAALGMKAGSLYAHISGKEDLLWEIIVRIADEFDEALTPALAPAAPAEDRLRAALEAYVNVIARNIEMSTVLFSEWRHLPPERQTMIRTRRDAVEAVFREILRQGTESGEFSAGTQVNLTAVLALSGANWLPNWYRQDGPLSPQDVADTFVALLLHGILPRTPAPGPR
- the paaA gene encoding 1,2-phenylacetyl-CoA epoxidase subunit PaaA, with translation MTDPSRPTLQSGETPEQHAHFEARIARGEKIEAGDWMPAEYRRQLIRMISQHAHSEVVGMLPEGEWITRAPSLKRKTILMAKVQDEAGHGQYLYHAAETLGATREDMLAALLGGRAKYSSIFNYPTRTWADVGMIGWLVDGAAIKNQTMLAGCSYGPYSRAMVRICSEETFHHKQGKEMIVTYAQGTAQQRHMAQDAVNRWWWPAMMMLGPHDSDSPNSGALTRWGIKLKSNDEVRQEFINEHVPELLEAGLTIPDPDLHQDAHGNWRHGPIDWTEFWAVIRGEEGLNRERLAARQHAHDDGAWVRDALQAYADRQRTVAAD